From the Cucurbita pepo subsp. pepo cultivar mu-cu-16 unplaced genomic scaffold, ASM280686v2 Cp4.1_scaffold000188, whole genome shotgun sequence genome, the window GAGTTGAAGTTGATTAGAGCAAGCTTGGAACCAAAAGCAAGTTAGGACAAAAGAAACACCTAAAGGAAACACCTCACGACTCAAGACCCTTCTAAAACCCTTTAAAGAATTCATTACGAATCTATGACCTCCTAAAATAACTCAGACTTGTTATTATGATGGATTCATATGTTTACGAATGCATGTTACNAATCTCATAAAACTCGAATATCGAACATTTACAAGTCATAATGCATCACTAACATTAGTtgtaaacaataaatattagGGTAGGATATGACAGTGTtaaattgtaaccctattttcgggTAGGTCAGATCACCAAAAAATTGTAACCCAAAAACTGAACAGAATTTTTGGTTTTCagattttccaaaaattcaaagaaaaagaaaactctaGCCTATGATTGAATTCGGTAATCCGGGTCGGTTGGGTTATTAGATCAAGGAACACCGCTAACTTATAATGAAACACTAACcatcttataaaaataaaataaacaaaaactgTGATTGATACCAATGTCTATGGTTACATACTTCANAAatcttagaaacttacaagattcaAAACCAAGAATCATATGAAAAAGAATGCTCGGTAACCTTAATGACTTAcctatatatttaaaatattactgCATAAATGGCATTTAAAAATCTGTTGTTTTACATAGATAAATTGCACTATTTACATTAACTTGGGTTAGATTAAATACggatgaaaatattttatatgggGTTACATTAAAGACggataaatttataaattcacTGCAATCAAACTGTACCTTGATTAGTtccacaattaaaaaaaaaattaataataataataataaataaataaataaataaagctaaattaataaaaatatcaactttgtcttaaaaaatacccttagttttaaaaaaaagttctaaTAATATTCCAACTAAAAAATNAATTTTAATGAAAACTGTCTATACTTCGTTCAAAATATACAACTTTCAAAAGAGTTTCAAAAATCTCCTTTTaactttcatgttttttttaccgttgtttcataaatattttcaaaagtaacCCTAAATAGTTTGGAGATAATCTATGAAGTGTCAAtatattgataattaaaaaattaattttttttataaaaataaaggaggataatgttatttttaaaatttcatggatatattttaaatatagtactTACggtcaaaatattttttaatttttttaagttaaatagtattaatgaaactttttaaaatttaaagtttatttgaaCAACTATTAAAAGTTGCTggtatatttttgaaataaaatactaacgattttgcaaaaatatttttttatttttttaattcaacgaTATtattggatatttttttagacaaagtttatggatatttttattaatttaggaagaagagaaagaaggtaGAATCCGCCCAAACCGTTAGAATTGAAATTATACAATAATAACTTGATCCTATGAAGCCTCGTACTCGAATTCACTAACTGGTCCACCAAACATCGTAAACAAGCTTCAAACTAATGTCACAAATtggtttgaattgaaaaaatcttttggacgACCGTAAAATTTTGGaattggttggattggtgacTTGAATGACCGGATAGAGttctcaacccaactcaaccttctattttggagttggattgagttgtcgggttttgtttttttatttaaattaaaaaaatcctacttatttttaagaaaactaaaatctcataaaactaaaatatcaaacatttataagtCACAATGCATCACTAACCTTAGTTataaacgttaaatattcttaatctttctAAAAGTAGGATAGGATATGGTAGTATTAAgttgtaaccttattttcgGGATGGTTAGATCACCAAAAAATTGTCAACCAAAAAACTGAACAGAATTTTTGGTTTTCcgattttccaaaaattcaaagaaaaagaaaactctaGCCTATGATTGAGTTTGGTAATCCGAGTTGGTTGGGTTATTAGATCATAGGAACACCGCTAACTTATAATGAACACTAACcatcttataaaaataaaataaacaaaaactgTGATTGATACCAATGTCTATGGTTACAtacttcaaatatttcaattatataatgATGTAGATGTATTAGGGGGGGAGGGGTGTTAATTGTATTGAAATTTGTCATCTACCATACCCAGAATTCCTGTCGAAGACAttgatttccatttccatAGTTTCTCAGTGATATCTCCTCCCCTGCATGTTTAACATCCAGAACAATTAAACCATGTCATAAGAAAATTTTCGAGTTTATAGTATCCGGAAAGTTCTTTATTCCTGTCATGCAAGCAACTGATAAAAAAGTACTGCTTCAATGTCAATTGGGATAATTAATATTAGACATTAATAATCAACATTCAAATACTTCCAAGATTTCGAGACTCAAAGAAACTATAAATATACAAAGACTTACCAGATTAAAACTTGTCAATCTCAACAATACCATACATTATCTATAAGCTTTGGAATTATGTTTTGTTCCATAAGGTATTGTTTTGTTCGCCAAAATTTACAGAAAAGGTTCCCACAATATTTATCAGAATGATTATCTTACAAATTGCAAGATGATATGTTAATCTGGCGTTTTGATGTGGTTGGTTTGTGGAGAAAGTTCGTATCAGAGCAATATGTTTGAATAACTAGGGgaagattgtgagatcgcacgtcaattggggaggagaacaaagcattttttataagggtgtgaaacccTCTTGctaacaaacgtgttttaaaaactttgaggggaagtttgaGAGGgtaagcctaaagaggacaatatctgttagcggtggacttgagctgttacaaatggtatcaaagccagacattgggcgatgtgccagcgaggaggctaagccccgaagagggtggactcaaggcggtgtgctagcaaggacgctagacccagaaaggagtagattgtgagatcccaaatcggttaggaaggagaacgaagcattctttacaagggtgtggaaacatctccctagcagacgcgttttaaaaatcttgaggggaatctCGAAAAGGAAtactcaaagaagacaatatctgcttgctCCAGTTGTATCATACACATGTTTGTTGTATATTATAAGATAATGGTTAAGCAATTACCTTTATTATTCTTCAGGAATGTCTAGTATAAATGTTTGTTAGATTTAATGCTTCTATCTAGGTGTCAGATAGATAGGAGTCCGCTTTCAATACCAAAAACCAGGACTCTTACACGACATCCCATGAATCATAATGTTATATATGGAAAGGTAAAAGTCTAGGTCTACTACCAAGCAAGAAACTGAAGACCCTAACTTGGTGTTGTGTATGGTACTCATACTAGAATTACAACTTTCACATTAATGAGCTGATTCTGATATGATACACCCTACAAATGTAAGTTGTGTGCTTAAAGTGTCTACTCGAAATGCATTCTCTCATCAACTGCATACCATTCATCagaacttgaatttgaaattacttgagaaaattgattttgatgcaTCCTAGgtattgatttgttttttcttttaattctctatGCATGCAAGTTTAGATAAACTTTTCAATCAAGGTATAGAGTCTCACCACTGTTATTGCTTAACCTTCAGGGAATTTTCAATGCGTTGAACGAGTTCACCAGCAGCCAAAGCTCCTTCCTGCATATAGATAATCCGCATGcatgtttaaaataaacaataaataatctaAGCACAAGAAACTGAAAGCCCGTTACTGACATTTCAACCGGAATGTCTAAAAAAGTTACAAGATTGTTTATGGCATCTCActaaaaccaaaagaaaaggtgaAAGAGTTGTAGTCTAAAGAGTTGTAGTCTAGATAGAAAGAGGATGTACTTGTAAGCCAAGTTACTAATTTATGGATTTATGGAATAGTTTAAGAGAATTGTGAACAAGTTTTGTCCTTTTAATTCGGAAGAAAGATTGTTAATGTTTCTTAACTTGGGGAAAAAGTTTAGGACACTAGTCAGTGCTTTCTCTGCTATAAATATTCCTAAGATATATACTCTTTTCACAActacaacaaacaaaattgaaaagccAAGTGCTGAAGGTCTTTTTGTTCCAAAAGATCTCTCCTCCAAGTTTTTCCTTCACTTCTTTTCcttgtttcgacatattttGATCGTGGGTCAAATTCACCCCGGCttgatcaaattgaaaatatgggCATACCTTTTAACTCTTTGAAACTAAACTGGGTGCATGAATTGAGGAAAGATACGGTGGATAATGGTTTCAGAGAAATAAAGGATAGAACATAGTAGAAACTTCGAGTGTAATTACAGGATTTCTTGGAAAAACTTCCCGTTTTCGTTCAAattcagaaagaaaaaagatgcaATTGAACAAAGATTCTGAAACATATATATGTGATTTCTTGACGCATATAGAGTTAGTTGTACATTCAATATCTCTCCAAATGACTAGAAATAGGACAAAGCATTCACTTACGAATCGGTCAAGGGGTTTTCCATCTTTGAAGAGGATAAACGTAGGTAATGCctctattttgtatttatcagCGATGACAGGATATTTCTCAGTGTCAATCTTGACCACCTGGACTGTGTCACTCAGCGCATCACTAACTTTTTCAAGAATTGGAACCATGAATTGACAAGGACCACACCTGCAAACGAGGAGCTATGGATAtaaaccaagagacatcaatcatacaatatacttcaatgaagatatgaagaaaatgttgaaattatcaaaagatatttcaattcatgtgaCACTAGTTCATATCAGCTATGTTTACCCATCATTTAAAAACTACCTTtttgaataagaaaattatctgTTCTACAATTCAACCCCTGTTCTCCTCAGCAGCCAAGCACTAACTTGCTAACTGAATCATATTCACTAGGTAAATTGCTCAGGAGAAACAACGgcttattttgtaattatatattaaaaacatgattcccataaattaatattatcgGTTAGGAACCACAACtctcacaatggtatgatattgtccactttgagaataagctctcatggcattgctttgggctttcccaaaaggcctcatagcaatagagatgtattccttactaaaaaaatccataatcatTCCATAAATTAACGTGGGGTGGAATCATCCACAAGTGAAGTGGGGTGAGATATAAAGCCATGCCTGCAATGCTCTTGTAGAAAGAGTAGCTTGAAAATAGGTGtgtgcatgtgagtgagataAAGAGACCAACCAGGTTGCATAGAAGTCGACTAACACGGGCTTGTCAGAGTTGGCCAATAAATcatcaaaggaagaaaatgtttGGTTCTTGGCTTTGACCTACAGAAGTTAATTTGTACAAACAAATCCCATCGTTATTCATTACAGCAGTTTGAACACAAATTGTCATCCATATTTAAACAAGCAACTTGAGAATCgggaaaaatattaatgcaGCTTTTAAGAGCAAGAAGAAGGGGATCTCTACAAAAAGGGAAATGCAATCCTTCTAATTACTCTGACTACTTAAGaacttaatttttcttataaaactaaaactaattGAACCAGATAGATTATAGTTTCTTCTTAGGTAGACGAACAATGTAGTTTCTAGTTCTACGTAAAACAGAAGCAAACACGGATACAATCAAAAATCGAATTAAAGGAACACCAGAAgtataagaaaaacaattacATCACATAAACTTCGTTCACCAGAATTAGGCACAAAAATTAACGATAAGTCTCTGAAGGTTAGATGCGAAACAAAAGCaacaataagaacaaaaggaaagtccaaggATTCCAAATTCTTTATCAGGTTCCTCCATAAAAACAATACACAGATCTAAGGAAATAGATTGTTACCACAGGGAAGATTCGAGACCGCGACTGAGCAGAAATCCCACAGTTTCCAAGTCGAACACATCGAAGCTGAACCGGTAGCTGTAGAGACGAGGAGGAAAACAACCTAGATGAAGATGAATCATTCACGGCGAAGCGATTGGAGCGCTCTGAGGTGAGGAGAGGATAAGGTGATGTTGAAATGGAGGCCGCCATGTGAAGCTCTGTGTGCTCGCTCCTACAATGTCGATAGAGGAATTTTGTCGTCTGTTTTGGCTATACGGAGAAGCCAAAGGGAAGCGGaaaaatatagttaaattCATCTTTTGAATCAacgagaaaaatataaaatataaaattaaaatatatataaaaaggaaaaagaaatacaatNAATGCTCTTGTAGAAAGAGTAGCTTGAAAATAGGTGtgtgcatgtgagtgagataAAGAGACCAACCAGGTTGCATAGAAGTCGACTAACACGGGCTTGTCAGAGTTGGCCAATAAATcatcaaaggaagaaaatgtttGGTTCTTGGCTTTGACCTACAGAAGTTAATTTGTACAAACAAATCCCATCGTTATTCATTACAGCAGTTTGAACACAAATTGTCATCCATATTTAAACAAGCAACTTGAGAATCgggaaaaatattaatgcaGCTTTTAAGAGCAAGAAGAAGGGGATCTCTACAAAAAGGGAAATGCAATCCTTCTAATTACTCTGACTACTTAAGaacttaatttttcttataaaactaaaactaattGAACCAGATAGATTATAGTTTCTTCTTAGGTAGACGAACAATGTAGTTTCTAGTTCTACGTAAAACAGAAGCAAACACGGATACAATCAAAAATCGAATTAAAGGAACACCAGAAgtataagaaaaacaattacATCACATAAACTTCGTTCACCAGAATTAGGCACAAAAATTAACGATAAGTCTCTGAAGGTTAGATGCGAAACAAAAGCaacaataagaacaaaaggaaagtccaaggATTCCAAATTCTTTATCAGGTTCCTCCATAAAAACAATACACAGATCTAAGGAAATAGATTGTTACCACAGGGAAGATTCGAGACCGCGACTGAGCAGAAATCCCACAGTTTCCAAGTCGAACACATCGAAGCTGAACCGGTAGCTGTAGAGACGAGGAGGAAAACAACCTAGATGAAGATGAATCATTCACGGCGAAGCGATTGGAGCGCTCTGAGGTGAGGAGAGGATAAGGTGATGTTGAAATGGAGGCCGCCATGTGAAGCTCTGTGTGCTCGCTCCTACAATGTCGATAGAGGAATTTTGTCGTCTGTTTTGGCTATACGGAGAAGCCAAAGGGAAGCGGaaaaatatagttaaattCATCTTTTGAATCAacgagaaaaatataaaatataaaattaaaatatatataaaaaggaaaaagaaatacaatcACATGCCATCACCGTGAGACCTATCCTTTCATAATAATCGTGgcattgaactttttttttcgagtCGGGGCAAAGTTGGATGTGTAATACTTCTTGACACATGACCTATACATGCGCACATAGACCCACTAATCGAGCTCGTATATGTACCATTTGGGTATGCCCCTTTGGCGAGCGTACACGCACGCAGCTGGAAGCTACAGAGAGAAAGGAGTCCGTATAATATCATAACGTACATACTATCGTAATATAGCATCCTATCTCCATGCACATAaaacacaaaatgcatgagataCCATAGTATCAAATCATGACACATAATTACGATGCAAGTCATGCTTCCATTCTTTTCAATGACAACATGCATTAAAAAATGTTCTCAAGACTTGTTGTCAATATCAATCGAAATCGAATTGTGCAAAGAGCACACAATTGATAAATTAAAgataacaaattttttttttttttttttttttgttcatatctCTTAGTTGACCCATTGGATATCAAGACTACCAGATAAGAAAATAACCAGAAGTATATGAGATGTTTAAGTTAATTGAAGCTAAATatagataattatttaataaaaataatcttatAACTTCTAAGTAGTTCAATAACTATgaattactttaaaatattaaagtgtAAAATTATTGCGTTTTACGTAAAATAATAATCGGATTTTTATTGGATAAGGTTATTGTAACGatctgaaattttctacttaatttatgatgatgattactatatacatatcatcaatattgaatacaaaaatacttcatttaaactttcataaaatgtccccttcatcttaaaacatcTTAAAACatagccatggacttacatgttttgAAACACCTTtcaaaacgacacaacaaaagactaaataaaataaacaaacgtttaaattaaaacat encodes:
- the LOC111784322 gene encoding uncharacterized protein LOC111784322 isoform X1; translation: MAASISTSPYPLLTSERSNRFAVNDSSSSRLFSSSSLQLPVQLRCVRLGNCGISAQSRSRIFPVVKAKNQTFSSFDDLLANSDKPVLVDFYATWCGPCQFMVPILEKVSDALSDTVQVVKIDTEKYPVIADKYKIEALPTFILFKDGKPLDRFEGALAAGELVQRIENSLKVKQ